The nucleotide window TGgattttaaaagaagaatgtgtgttctgttgttttattatcaaGTAAATTTCATATGTAATTGTGAAAGGGCAGATTTCCTAAGCACACATTTTGACTTTGTCATAGTCAAAAAGCACATGTGTAGACAACACAACGGGATACGGCTGAATTCCATTGAGcagcttcagtttcagggtcTTGGTATTTTTCATGCTGGCTCACTGTTAAACTGTCACGTCTCAATTGAACACTTGAGCCACCGTCAATGCTGTGAGTAACACCTGTGCTTTTCCTACTATGACATGTCAAAATAGCTGCTGTGAAAAAAAGCCTACTGCTATTTCAAGAAATGTTAATGAGAGTGCGATAATCCTAGACCATAACAGACCTGAACCACTGCCAACAATGCAATTTGAGGCATATGGTGTACTTCACTACAGCAGCAAATATGCAGTGGTGCAAaatttttacattattacactgttttgcattattacacagacacacacaagtgtgtgtgtgtgtgcgcgcgcatgCTCTCTCTCACCCTGTGTCTGTATGAGATGAAGTATCTTTGAGGTGACCTGTCGCGCTGTTTCGACATCCTTCAACATGGCCTCTCCACTCATCCTCTCCAGCTGGCCCAGAAGCATCAGTACCCTGGAGTTACTGGGAACACTGGAAATACACACATGGTTTTACCGTTAGAAAAAATGAATAGCTTCCTTTATTAATGTGCTGCTGTAGtgagaaaaacatacaaaaacactGTATATTCAAGCCCATCTGGAAAGATCAGAGATCTTGGAACATCAGTGTTATAATGACTacctgcaatttaaaaaaacatctttgtggAGGAATGAATTGATTTGTACTTTGATGTTATAGATTGGTCCATGTCtcttccactaacatggaggaagtaGGGTTTATGGGCACCAGGTAGTAATCAAGACTTAACTTTTATGGAAGCaatcatgtcctccatctttataaattgtctaaaaactaagaaaaatgtccttttctTGTAATATAGTGTAAAGCTACAAACAATTATAAATTGACAATACATGTTAACAAGTAGTCCGAGAATGACTCTAAGAGATCTGTTCAAATGAAGCTGTATTGAGGCCTTATCCTCGTGCTTCACTATTCCTGGAATAGTGACCAATTCTCCTGTCTTAGCTCAGTGGTGCTCAGATGGAAACACAGGGTTAGAGGCCAGTAGTTGGTACAGCAACAGCAAATAAGGGAGAGAGAATCAAAACTGTGATTGCACCCAGTGGAGCTGTGTTTCTCGCATGTCCTTAtaaagacagagtgagagagggagagagatgggggaaaagagagtgtgtgtgccgagacagaaaaagagaaaatgagaaaaatagaaaagaatGATCTACAAAGTGATGCAAGAATGAAGAAAGGAAAACATAACAAGGGAGATGTACAGCCAATATGAAAACATTATATAATACCCACATGTGAACACAGATTAAGGGTAGATACATGAAAAGGTTTTGCTAAGCGTAAATTCTGAATTAAACATGGGTGCTGTTATTTTTAGTCATGACAAAAACATACGGGTGGCTCCAGTGAGGACACCTAATTATCTCCACACTCCTGCACTCTCACTCAAAcatgtgcatgcacatgcacacgcacactttctctcttttccacacacacattgtgccAACCATCGGAGAAAGAAAGCGCAGGTGCAACTGAAGTTAAAACAGCACAAGGGCGGAGTGACTGTCAGGAGAGTGAAGGTAAGTATCGACAAAAAGGGAGAGTGAGCATTTTGTGAACATATGATTGTGACAGAGCAGGTTTCACTCAGGAGCACATGCCgggctgcatgtgtgtctttgtgcagcaTACATGTGAAATTGCATCTGACTGTTCCGGGAACGGCAAAAGGAACTCACCCTTTTTCTGTGGCCATTTTAGGTTTGTTCATTTTGACCAACTCAACAATTCATGACGTctgcaagagaaagaaaataaagacctCACTTACAAAAATGAACAAACGtacatgtttaaaatgaatgtaGCAAAACAAGGTTTACCCCATGTGCCTGTTTCAATCATAGGCTGTAGTAACAACCAGATGGTATCTAAAGTACCTGAAGCTGTGAATGTCTTGATCTGTGCATTTGCAGCAGCCCTGTAATAAACTGACCTGTGCTGGGTGTACCTGCAGCTGCCTTATCCTGCAGCTGTCTCATCTTGACTGTATCACAACAGCACAACtatggcgcacacacacagtttctgcTGACTGAAATTACACAACAAAAAGCAGCTGTCCTACATGATGCAGATCCCAGGTGTCGGCAAACAAAAGAACTATGGACGAGGTAATCTGAACACAAGGTTATAAAAAGAATCACTCTGTGTTCAGAGAGGTAAAGTAAACTACAGTATCATTCAGCAAACATATGTGGCACCTGACTACAAGCTACAATTGGGTGTATTGGATTTTCACAGGGTTTTAAATGAGGTCAGACAGTGAATACAGAAGCATTAATGGTTTGAGATGAGTCATAAACAGAGCTGTTGTAAAATGTGAGGCTGTAAATAGCTAGTGGCAGATTGATAGTGTCATTGGACTGGTGTCAGAAGGTTTTATTGTGCTTaaaatcacaacaacacactaaACATTACGGGGAGACTGCCATTAGACAGAAAGGTGTTGGTGTCCTCTTCAGTTTAAACAAGCTGTCAACTAAGACGGCTCACCTTATCTCTACAGTCAGGCTTTTCCAAACCTTGCACAAGCCCATCAGCCCTTTTCTTACCAGACAAGGGCAGAGGTCACACTTACAGAGGAAGATCATGCATGTTTCTATACGCTAGCCAAACTGATAGAGTGTGACGGCTGGCTTACACCAGACAGATGGCAGCCTGCCCCCCATGATAACAACCCGACAGGGCTGCCTGTGTTGCACAAACCTGACTCCACAAACTAAACAAGGACGggttcagtgtgtacgatttaggtgtaagggatctattggcagaatgtgtttcatctaaattgtacgaattgttgtttacTTCACTCAAGAATGGGccctttgtgttttgtttctacatcaggagtgggtcctctctgtggaggccgccatgttgtttacattagcccaaactggacaaactaaacacagaaATTATACTATAAATATTTGCAGaaattggaaataaaataatcccagtgatgttttcatttgtgtgttttgtctaaaTTGTACAAGTTCGTGCTCTCTTCACACTCAAATGGACCCTATATATTtgaatactttatatttacatcaagagtgggtcctctctacagaggcctcCATGTTGATTACAGTAGCCccaactggacaaactaaacaccttttgagtttttgtgaCAACTGCAGGCTACCATGGGTTCTCTGTGATGTTTTGAAGGTGTaggggggaggtgaggggtgctcagctgcaacatgccacctcaccactagattctacacactgaacctttaaactggCTTCTGTCCTGACACCAACCTGCGGGGAGGTGCGGGTGAGTGGAGGCTGCCACCTGCCCGTTGTTTAGCAAGATACACAACCAGGCTGTGCTGCTTATCCCGATGTTAAACCTAGCTTGGGGCTGCACCTGCTTGGGGGGAGTCGCTCATCGACACGGCCGCCTTCCTGCGGGTTAGCTAGCAGCTGAATGTGGTTGCAGTAGATAAAGAGACGGCACAGGCGGTGTTAGCTGGAGCTGTGCGCGGGTGTCGCATTGACAATGACGGGGCTTGTACGAACCTGCACGGAGAGGAAGTGTTGTCCCGGTCCGGGTGCTCCAGTGCCGAGATAACGgggctgccgctgctgctgcttagactggagctgctgctgaggctggaGCTCGAGCTGGAGCTGGAACGCCCTGGCGATGTTGTGATGACACCAGCCCCCGACTGTCAGAGGGGCTGTCGGGGGATATCGcgacacgccccccccccccccccctgctgtgtgtgtgttcaatgcGCAGACAGGACGAGGGCGGAGAGGCCCCAGAAAGAACAGCCGGCGCCGTAAAGTTCACCAAAATGCATCTTTAACGCAGTTCTACAGACCCGTTGCGCTGGTTTCACGCTGTTGCCGCTCCATTAGGAGGCTTGAGCTCCTTCTGGTCACACTGGGACTACATTTCCCGTGTTGACCTGACAGCGGCTGCTGACGTCAAAACTATGCGCCGGTTCTCACAGTGCTCGATGAAGGTCTTGATTAGCTACAACAAATAATACAAGATATTGAGGTACGTGCCAATTCACAATGAATTGTGACTGTCTTATAACACCGTTAGTTGCGTGTGCACCTGATTCAATTGTATAACGTGTTAAACTGGTGATATTCAGGGTTTGTTCACAGGAAATGTACACTATGAGCAGCACTAGCTTGTTAGCAGGCTGTTTGATGGTAGCTAGCTAACATGTCTCgactgtttttaaattgtgtatCGTATGTAGGTGACCTGGGTGTACTGGTGTGAGTGAAAGTAGGAGGCTGTTAAAGTACAGACCGGTTATGTTGTGTGCTTGTTGGACATTTAGCTTGGTTTTAGCTCGGATTCAGATACTAATGCTAATGATTCATTCGCATTTAAACCTATGATCTTTATTTTGCTCGCATGTGATCAGGTCATGTCgatttcagtcagtgtgttatCGCCCAGCTCAGTTTTCAAATATAAGCTTAAAAGCATTTGGGGAGGGTAGATAAATGTGCAACACACTCTACACTGTAAATATACCTTTTATAAATGAGGTGTCACTCAGAGGCTGAGACTGTGCAGGATGCTCAGTCGTGAAATGTTCACTTTTTAGGCTCTAACTTCTCATGTGTGTTAACAGAGCAGGATGATGCTATGTGTGTCAAGTCTGCTATTGTGAATTATTATCACGTGAAAAGATGTTTCTCAGaatatacagaaacatgtaGGAAATGATAAACCATGTAGGTTTGTTCTTATTTATCAGCGGAAAATATAGCAAAATGTTGCATTCAAGATTATACTGCTGGGAAATGAGAAGCTATTATTTCTGCCTGATATTAAGAATGGTTCATTATATCCAGCTAATTGGAAATATTATAACTTTTGAGGATTTTAAAGCCTCACCATGTTTGCTGCCTGTACCAGTTACGTGGCCAGTTTAATGCAGGGTCACTCAACAGAAAGTTAACCCAAGTTAGAAAGTAACTGGTGGTATGTCTCGTGGAAGAACTGAAGCAGTAAATTACTGTGTGTACGTTAATGTATATTTCCTGATGACTCGCGATGATGTCATTGctaatgttttataatattgtgAACACTGTGTCCTGGTTCTCTCTGTCTTCATTAGTCACCATGGTGATGAAGTCAGCAGTAGAGGATGATGATGGCGGCTGGGGGTTAGGCATCCCAGAGAAGATGAGAAACAATGCCAACTGGGTTGATATTACACATGAATTCAAGGGTTCATGCAaaggtaaagtgtgtgtgcgtgcgtgcgtgtgagacAAGTGTAAAGTTACATGTTTCAAAGGGAATAATGTGTTCTTACTCTCCTCTGaccttgtcctcctccttcaaTCATCCAGAGTTGAACCTTGGGGAGTTGCTTCATGACAAACTGTGAGTAAACTAccacttcactgaaaaaaaatatcttcCTCTGAGCTGAAGTTAGTCACTCTGCTTGTCCTCTAATAAACAACTTAGAGTCGATATAATAGATTTCAGTGAAAagtcagtggttctcaaacatGGAGCATAGAGCCACTGTTGGGAGGTGCAGCTGGGACCCTTACTCTAACCCAAGGGGAAAACATGGAATGAAACTaggtttaatgataatatttcaTGTAATATTGAAAACAATCGAGAGTTTATGCTGATGCCAACAtgcttgttttattattaagcCTTTTTTTACGGCTAATGAAGGGAAGCATGCCAGAAACAAGTTAAAACCACTGGTCAACATGGTTTTTCATTTATAACTATATTAATGTCTGCAGGAGTTATCAGTATTATAATTAGTAATGTTACTACTGTTCAGAATCTAAGAGttacacattaaaacatacTCTAATCTTTGCTGTGGTGGCAGGTTTGGTCTATTTGAGGCTATGTCAGCCATAGAGATGATGGATCCTAAGATGGATGCAGGAATGATTGGAAACCAGGTCAACAGGAAAGTTCTCAACTTTGAACAAGCTATCAAGGTACCATGCCACTGTCCAATGTAAACCAATTAAGTGCCAGTAATCAGCAGAGAAGGCCTTCTTCTTCACAGTAAACAGTTAAATCAACATcgctgttgttttattctcttgATTTTAGGAAGGTGTCATCAAGGTTAAAGACCTCCGTCTTCCTGAACTCATTGGGATCATAGACACATCTTTCTGTTGTTTGGTGAGTCTCACTTTCGTAAACAATGAAAGCCTTTGTTTATGCCAATCTGTTGGGAATTCATCAACATGcagtcagtgtgtttttgtgaataaTATATAATGCTAGAGGTTTGTCCTATGATGAAACCATGAAGAGGGTGATTTGTGTTGTAGTAGCTCTCCTCTACAGGCACATGCACCACTGTGGGAGGTCCTGCTAATGAGTCTACTTAAACATGTATATACTTAGATCACATGGCTTGAGGGTCACTCTTTGGCACAGACTGTGTTCACGTGTCTTTACGTCCATAACCCGGACCTGATCGAGGAGCCAGCCCTCAAATCCTTTGCCCTGGGCATCCTGAAAGTGTGTGACATTGCCCGGGAGAAAGTCAACAAGGCTGCTGTTTTCGAGGAGGTAAGCACCTTTCTACAGTATTTAACTGGGCCTTTGCATGGGTGACACTGCAATGGAAGGctttattttatgaattatttaaaaagcattaCTATGGTAACAGGTCATGACTTAGAACTTAGATATTGAAAAGTTCAATATCTGATTGCCTCACTCTTTTCCACAGGAGGATTTCCAGGCCATGACTTATGGCTTCAAGATGGCCAATAATGTTACAGACCTGCGGGTGACAGGTACAAGTACTGCATTGTGACAAAGTCCACAGCTTCATGTATGAAGTAGACAGTTGATGCCATTACAGATGAATACATTTCAATTCATAAGAACAAAGATACAGTAGCTGATGTCATCTTTCTCTGATGTGTTCATTTGACCAGGTATGCTAAAAGATGTGGAAGATGAGTTACAGAGAAAAGTTAAGGTAATTGTTGTTGACCACAGACTCTCTCTTTGCCATTTCAATGAACTACTACACATAAACTGCTTTTCTGAATATCCTTCCTTGTTTATCTTCTTCTCCCTCAGAGCACGCGCATTCGACAGGGTGAGCAGCGGGAGCCAGAGGTTGAGCTGGAGGTAAGTGGCATCATTCTTCAAtgtctgtttttatctttttacatttgtttttatgttaaagTCATGGTTATGGAGAAGCATTTAGAGCATCCAAAAGCTAAACACGGCAATTTCATTATAAAATTAATAGGATGTGAGATGTAAATCAAACAATGTCAATGCTCTGTCACAGCCTTCTACTGGATCCACACAAAGATGGACgccttcttctctgtctctgtttataTTACTTTTTTCCCATCTTCCATCACTCAGCGTGTGGGCCTGAGGCGACCTTTAGAGATTCTACTAGGGAATttccatctgtttttttttttttagaaaaaaaaataaagcaaacaagaaaaacaatcagtCCAAAAACGAGGCTGTGTTTATTGTTATaataactgtatatatttacatgCCTGTTTAATGTTAGTCtatgtttgttttcagcatCAGCAGTACTTGGCACTTTTCAATAGGATCAAGTTCACACGCCTTCTACTGACTGCACTGATTGCCTTCACCAAAAAAGAGGTaatgcacacaaaaacaagacGGTGACAGAATAAGTGGCTGacatctgtgtctgtctgataCTTAGTATGGAAGCGGCTTGCATAAAATTGTATTGTGTACTTACAGTAATgtacatttttgtattatttgtttgtgcttgAATTTTTATCAGACCAGCTCAGTGGGTGAGGCCCAGAAGCTTGTGGTCCAAGCAGCTGACCTCTTATCAGCCATCCATTCTAGTATTCAGCACGGTATCCAGTCACAGAATGACACCACTAAAGgaggtaacacaaacacacatgcatacatatgCGTAGGATCTcagtttggaaaataaaaaaaataaacgaaATATAAATCATAATGAAAATGTGCACATATTATACATATACTTGCTCTCCAGCAATCTAGTCAATATGTTGTCATGGCAGCTGTTTCTCTTGTTCTACTTGACTCCATTTATTTGAGTCTCTTAGACAAGATTGCTTAATGATTATGAAATGTGACCTTTATTaacctttgtgtgtttctttctgtggCGGCTGCAGACCACCCCATCATGATGGGCTTTGAGCCCCTGGTCAACCAGAGACTGCTGCCGCCCACGTTTCCTCGCTACGCCAAGATTATTAAGAGGGAGGACATGATCGCTTACTTCAGCAAACTTATAGAGCGTATCAAGACTGTCTGCGACGTGATCAACACCACCAACCTACATGGCATACTGGTAAACATAGACAAAAGTATTTCTTAGacgtataaaaaaaataatattcaaaagATTAAGACATGCAGTTGTTAACaagaatattgtgtttgtgGCTTCATCAGGACTTCTTCTGTGAGTTCAGTGAGCAGTCTCCATGTGTGCTCTCCAGATCACTGCTTCAAGTGAGTGAACGATTGTTGTTCTAATCCATTCGTCAGAGTTGTCGCCTTATTGTCTCTCTGATCCGAGAGAAACCCTTTGAAATGTGTCACATGTTGTTGTGGTTGATCCTATACATGTGTTTCAAACAGTATTATAAAAGTTGATGTTATTTTAAAACCCAGTATATGAAAATCTAACAAATTTCTTTCCTGCATATCCAGACTACTTTCCTGATAGATAATAAGAAAGTGTTCGGCACCCACCTGATGCAGGACATGATTAAAGATGCTCTGAGATACTTTGTCAgccctcctgtcctctcctacAAGTAAGTGTGTCGttggttaaattaaaaaaaaacctgtgaacCCCTTTAGGTTGTTATCGCGGTcatgtttttcaattttttctgttgaccatgtgtgtgcgtgtgtgtgtctccccagGTGTTGTCTGTTTAACAACCACCAGGCTAAGGACTACATCGACTCTTTTGTCACACACTGCTCCAGAGTACGTCCCCTTTACTGTTCTTATCCATATGATCTGCACATCTGCTGCAGTTAAATCCATTTTGATACCTCAGTACCTCTGTGCACGTTTTGGGCTGTTTTCAGAAGTTTAATAAAC belongs to Platichthys flesus chromosome 3, fPlaFle2.1, whole genome shotgun sequence and includes:
- the naa35 gene encoding N-alpha-acetyltransferase 35, NatC auxiliary subunit produces the protein MVMKSAVEDDDGGWGLGIPEKMRNNANWVDITHEFKGSCKELNLGELLHDKLFGLFEAMSAIEMMDPKMDAGMIGNQVNRKVLNFEQAIKEGVIKVKDLRLPELIGIIDTSFCCLITWLEGHSLAQTVFTCLYVHNPDLIEEPALKSFALGILKVCDIAREKVNKAAVFEEEDFQAMTYGFKMANNVTDLRVTGMLKDVEDELQRKVKSTRIRQGEQREPEVELEHQQYLALFNRIKFTRLLLTALIAFTKKETSSVGEAQKLVVQAADLLSAIHSSIQHGIQSQNDTTKGDHPIMMGFEPLVNQRLLPPTFPRYAKIIKREDMIAYFSKLIERIKTVCDVINTTNLHGILDFFCEFSEQSPCVLSRSLLQTTFLIDNKKVFGTHLMQDMIKDALRYFVSPPVLSYKCCLFNNHQAKDYIDSFVTHCSRPFCSLIQIHGHNRARQRDKLGHILEEFATLQDEAEKVDAALHGLLMKLEPQRQHLACLGTWILYHNLRIMIQYLLSGFELELYSMHEYYYIYWYLSEFLYAWLMSTLSRADSSQMAEERIMEEQLKGRSSKKTKKKKKTRPLSKEITMSQAYQNMCAGMYKTMVALDMDGKVPKPQFELDSEQVRYEHRFAPFNSVVTPPPVHYIQFKEMSDLKKYNPPPGPADLYLAASKHFQQAKLILENVPIPDPEVNRILKVAKPNIVVMKLLAGGHKKETKVLPEFDFSAHKYFPVVKII